The Corvus cornix cornix isolate S_Up_H32 unplaced genomic scaffold, ASM73873v5 scaffold7, whole genome shotgun sequence genome includes a window with the following:
- the ZBTB45 gene encoding LOW QUALITY PROTEIN: zinc finger and BTB domain-containing protein 45 (The sequence of the model RefSeq protein was modified relative to this genomic sequence to represent the inferred CDS: inserted 1 base in 1 codon) — protein MPEAVHYIHLQNFSRSLLETLNGQRVAGQFCDVTVRIREASLRAHRCVLAAGSPFFHDKLLLGHSAIEVPPVVPSAAVRQLVEFLYSGSLVVAQSEALHILTAASVLQIKTVIDECTQIISQSRGPAVLPPPHKVPGPPLVSPPGPPPELESLSEPVPSGHSRKQRQPLRLAPALKEEQEELEEEEAEDEGGAQEGVVPPGVAPPPFPAPDPPFFGASEVFPDAFLPPWPSDDGSGAFGPERGREALGGDSFGFGPPPPLPPPYEVGVEGGTVPTAPPAPPAGPXRGPQPPYQCGHCQKSFSSRKNYTKHMFIHSGEKPHQCSICWRSFSLRDYLLKHMVTHTGVRAFQCGVCCKRFTQKSSLNVHMRTHRPERFQCRLCTKGFSHRTLLERHAAASHPVPPPGPPPGPPPPPPEPGLSTWPGPDTAGAGSTHTA, from the exons ATGCCGGAGGCCGTGCACTACATCCACCTGCAGAACTTCAGCCGCTCCCTGCTGGAGACGCTCAACGGGCAGCGCGTGGCCGGGCAGTTCTGCGACGTCACCGTGCGGATCCGCGAGGCCTCGCTGCGCGCCCACCGCTGCGTCCTGGCCGCCGGCAGCCCCTTCTTCCACgacaagctgctgctgggccacTCGGCCATCGAGGTGCCGCCCGTGGTGCCCTCGGCGGCCGTGCGCCAGCTCGTGGAGTTCCTGTACAGCGGCAGCCTCGTGGTGGCCCAGTCGGAGGCGCTGCACATCCTCACGGCCGCCTCGGTGCTGCAGATCAAGACGGTCATCGACGAGTGCACCCAGATCATCTCGCAGAGCCGCGGCCCCGCCGTGCTGCCCCCGCCCCACAAGGTGCCAGGGCCACCGCTGGTGTCACCCCCGGGGCCACCTCCAGAGCTCGAGAGCCTCTCGGAGCCGGTGCCGAGCGGCCACAGCCGCAAACAGCGGCAGCCGCTGCGCCTGGCGCCGGCACtcaaggaggagcaggaggagttggaggaggaggaggcagaggatgaAGGGGGCGCCCAGGAAGGTGTTGTCCCCCCAGGTGTGGCCCCCCCACCCTTCCCTGCTCCGGACCCCCCATTTTTTGGAGCCTCCGAGGTTTTTCCCGACGCTTTTCTGCCACCCTGGCCCAGCGACGACGGCAGCGGCGCCTTTGGGCCCGAGCGTGGCCGGGAGGCGCTGGGGGGAGACAGCTTCGGGTTTGGGCCCCCCCCACCTTTGCCACCGCCCTACGAGGTGGGTGTGGAGGGGGGCACTGTCCCCACGGCCCCCCCAGCGCCCCCGGCCGGGC CCCGCGGCCCCCAGCCCCCCTACCAGTGCGGCCACTGCCAGAAGAGCTTCAGCTCCCGCAAGAACTACACCAAGCACATGTTCATCCACTCAG GCGAGAAGCCCCACCAGTGCTCCATCTGCTGGCGCTCCTTCTCTCTCCGGGACTACCTGCTCAAGCACATGGTGACCCACACGGGCGTCCGTGCCTTCCAGTGCGGCGTCTGCTGCAAACGCTTCACCCAGAAGAGCTCCCTCAACGTCCACATGCGCACGCACCGCCCCGAGCGCTTCCAGTGCCGCCTCTGCACCAAGGGCTTCTCCCACCGCACCCTCCTGGAGCGCCACGCCGCCGCCTCCCACCCCGTGCCCCCACCGGGGCCGCCACCAGGGCCACCACCGCCACCACCGGAACCTGGACTGAGCACATGGCCGGGTCCGGACACTGCAGGTGCCGGCTCCACTCACACGGCGTGA
- the UBE2M gene encoding NEDD8-conjugating enzyme Ubc12 produces the protein MIKLFSLKQQKKEEESAGGTKSSSKKASAAQLRIQKDINELNLPKTCEIDFSDQDDLLHFRLLICPDEGFYKGGKFVFSFKVGQGYPHDPPKVKCETMVYHPNIDLEGNVCLNILREDWKPVLTINSIIYGLQYLFLEPNPEDPLNKEAAEVLQSNRRLFEQNVQRSLRGGYVGATYFERCLK, from the exons ATGATCAAGCTCTTCTCgctgaagcagcagaagaaggaggaggaatcGGCGGGCGGCACCAAGAGCTCCAGCAAAAAGGCCTCGGCCGCGCAGCTCCGCATCCAGAAAG ACATCAACGAGCTGAACCTGCCCAAGACGTGCGAGATCGACTTCTCCGACCAGGACGATCTCCTGCACTTCCGGCTGCTCATCTGCCCCGACGAG GGTTTCTACAAGGGCGGCAAATTCGTCTTCAGCTTTAAG GTGGGCCAGGGCTACCCCCACGACCCCCCCAAAGTGAAGTGTGAGACGATGGTTTATCACCCCAACATCGACCTGGAGGGCAACGTGTGCCTCAACATCCTCAG GGAGGACTGGAAGCCCGTCCTGACCATCAACTCCATCATCTACGGCCTCCAGTACCTGTTCCTG GAGCCGAACCCCGAGGACCCCCTGAACAAAGAGGCGGCCGAGGTCCTGCAGAGCAACCGGCGCCTCTTCGAGCAGAACGTGCAGCGCTCGCTGCGGGGGGGCTACGTGGGGGCCACCTACTTCGAGCGCTGCCTCAagtga
- the TRIM28 gene encoding LOW QUALITY PROTEIN: transcription intermediary factor 1-beta (The sequence of the model RefSeq protein was modified relative to this genomic sequence to represent the inferred CDS: inserted 1 base in 1 codon), whose amino-acid sequence MSVPLPVAVGNGPGATGAEPPEPLELLELCGACRERLSPQREPRLLPCLHSVCRGCLGAAPGAAGSDGQVFGCPVCHQQCPLGDIMENFFLQDSGAGPALGQGSRQCVPCPQSCTSCEDNAAATSFCLECAEPLCETCVEAHQRVRYTRDHTVRALGGAVPRAGAAQCPVHPAEPLELFCSTCDTLTCRDCHLGTHRDHQSQFLEDAVREQRSVLAALVQRLGDKHAVLQRSTKELRGFIRRVTDVQKRVQVEVKMAILQIMKELNKRGKVLVSDAQRVTEGQQEKLEQQHQAMSKVQRQQEHVLRFAARALGSPHSTALLLSRRLIHSQLLRALRVIVEPVEPQGDMKFQWDLHAWTKSAESFGTIISEHPLPPSLSPPPSLSPPPAASPRNPSPASQGPPQATVVSGGQVTPELLLQEQEPPWTPPCGAEGPECPPELSPPHLDPQLTETPELATSPPENTITGVRRRKPGNSPREEKFVKKLLIKRRGPPGAQGSPLLPKVPRVSLERLELDLELDPAQPPVFRIFPGPSAEEFSVIVIEQGTPGTAGTAGTAGTAGTAGTAQPHGALRVKVSDPRLHPVSTVPLPTQEEQQESPIGDTGDTGDTKPVGLLPPPPGELGPATGSSPGPGLPVVPAVPGMPVIPGMLGVSCCRVCGQAGAVVMCDRCQRCFHLHCHLPALQDVPSPEWTCLLCQELPPPSLDVEQGPPHKMSPLDQQKCEYVLLELLCHEPCRPLQRLSSSPDSRDAIDLTLMRARLQEKLSPHYRSPEEFAXDGWRLLRQFHQLTEDKADVQSILGLQRFLESRLSTVFGDQKFSRLLVDPEESLELSPGC is encoded by the exons ATGTCGGTGCCGCTGCCGGTGGCGGTCGGGAACGGCCCCGGGGCGACGGGAGCGGAGCCGCCggagcccctggagctgctggagctctgcgGCGCCTGCCGGGAGCGGCTCAGCCCCCAGCGGGAACCGCGGTTGCTGCCTTGCCTGCACTCCGTGTGCCGGGGTTGCCTCGGGGCcgcgccgggagccgccggcaGCGACGGGCAGG TGTTTGGCTGCCCTGTGTGCCACCAGCAGTGTCCCCTCGGTGACATCATGGAGAACTTCTTCCTGCAGGACAGCGGGGCTGGGCCAGCCCTCGgccagggcagcaggcag tgtgtcccttgtccccagaGCTGCACCAGCTGTGAGGACAACGCAGCGGCCACCAGCTTCTGCCTGGAGTGCGCGGAGCCGCTGTGTGAGACCTGCGTGGAGGCCCATCAGAGGGTCAGGTACACCCGGGACCACACCGTGCGGGCCTTGG GCGGGGCGGTgccgcgggccggggccgcgcaGTGCCCGGTGCACCCTGCGGAGCCgctggagctgttctgcagcacGTGTGACACCCTCACGTGCCGGGACTGTCACCTGGGCACCCACCGCGACCACCA GTCTCAGTTCCTGGAGGACGCGGTGCGGGAGCAGCGCTCGGTGCTGGCGGCGCTGGTGCAGCGCCTGGGGGACAAACACGCCGTGCTGCAGCGCTCCACCAAGGAGCTGCGTGGCTT CATCCGGCGGGTGACGGACGTGCAGAAGCGGGTGCAGGTGGAGGTGAAGATGGCCATCCTGCAGATCATGAAGGAGCTCAACAAGCGCGGCAAGGTGCTGGTCAGCGACGCCCAG cgGGTGACcgaggggcagcaggagaagctggagcagcagcaccaggccaTGAGCAAAGTGCAGCGGCAGCAGGAGCACGTCCTGCGCTTCGCGGCGCGCGCCCTCGGCAGCCCCCACAGCACcgccctgctgctctccaggaggctg ATCCACTCGCAGCTGCTCCGGGCGCTTCGGGTCATCGTGGAGCCTGTGGAGCCCCAGGGGGACATGAAATTCCAGTGGGACCTGCACGCCTGGACCAAGAGCGCCGAGAGCTTTG GCACCATCATTTCGGAGCATCCCCTCCCCCCCTCGCTGAGCCCCCCGCCCTCGCTGAGCCCcccccctgctgccagcccccgGAACCCCTCCCCCGCCTCACAG GGCCCCCCCCAGGCCACGGTGGTGAGTGGGGGACAGGTGACCCccgagctgctcctgcaggagcaggagccccCCTGGACCCCTCCCTGTGGGGCCGAGGGGCCGGAATGTCCCCCCGAGCTGTCCCCCCCCCACCTGGACCCGCAGCTGACCGAGACCCCCGAGCTGG CCACCAGCCCCCCTGAAAACACCATCACTGGAGTGAGGAG GAGGAAACCCGGGAATTCTCCCAGGGAGGAGAAGTTCGTTAAGAAGCTGCTCATTAAGCG GAGGGGCCCCCCCGGGGCCCAGGGCAGCCCCCTGCTCCCGAAGGTGCCGCGGGTGAGCCTGGAGCGCCTGGAGCTGGACCTGGAGCTGGACCCGGCCCAGCCACCCGTGTTCCGCATCTTCCCGGGGCCCTCGGCCGAGGAGTTCAGCGTCATCGTCATCGAGCAGGGGACGCcggggacagcagggacagcggGGACGGCGGGGAcggcggggacagcggggacgGCGCAGCCACATGGAGCCCTCCGCGTCAAGGTGAGCGACCCCCGTCTCCATCCAGTGTCCActgtccccctccccacccaG gaggagcagcaggaatcgCCCATCGGGGACACcggggacactggggacaccaAACCCGTGGGgctgctcccccctcccccggGGGAGCTGGGCCCTGCCACAGGATCCTCCCCGGGCCCGGGGCTCCCGGTGGTCCCGGCGGTCCCAGGGATGCCGGTGATCCCAGGAATGCTGGGGGTCTCGTGCTGCCGCGTGTGCGGCCAGGCGGGGGCCGTGGTGATGTGCGACCGCTGCCAGCGCTGCTTCCACCTGCACTGccacctgcctgccctgcaggaTGTGCCCAG CCCCGAGTGGACGTgtttgctgtgccaggagctgcccccGCCCAGCCTGGACGTGGAGCAGGGACCCCCCCACAAAATGAGCCCCCTGGACCAGCAG AAGTGCGAGTAcgtcctgctggagctgctgtgccacgAGCCCTGCCGGCCCCTCCAGCGCCTCTCCAGCTCCCCG GACAGCCGGGACGCCATCGACCTGACGCTGATGCGGGCGCGGCTCCAGGAGAAGCTGAGCCCCCACTACCGGAGCCCCGAGGAGTTCG CGGACGGCTGGCGGCTGCTCCGGCAATTCCATCAGCTCACCGAG GACAAGGCAGACGTTCAGTCCATCCTGGGGCTCCAGCGTTTCCTCGAGAGCCGCCTCAGCACTGTCTTTGGAGACCAAAAGTTCTCGCGGCTCCTGGTGGATCCCGAGGAATCCCTGGAGCTGTCCCCAGGATGCTGA
- the LOC120412278 gene encoding vegetative cell wall protein gp1-like — protein MGPAPFLSTPSMPSSLLPVCPVPTPRTPSVPSSHSQHSRVPSSLSQHSQCAQFPFPTLQSAQFPIPALPVCPVSNPSTPSMPSSHSQHSRVPSSLSQHSQCAQFPPPSTPSVPSSHSLYAQFPPPSTPSTPSVPSSHSQHSQCAQFPLPALPVCPVPIPCMLSSLLPALPALPVCPVPTPSTPSVPSSLSQHSQYAQFPIPALPVCPVPTPRTPSVPSSHSQHSQCAQFPLPALPVCPVPIPSTPECPVPTPSTPSMPSSLLPALPALPECPVPIPSTPSTPSSHSQHSRVPSSLSQHSLYAQFPPPSTPSTPRVPSSHSQHSQYAQFPFPALQSAQFPIPAFPVCPVPIPCMSSSLLPALPVCPVPSPRTPSMPSSHSQHSQYAQFPFPVCPVSNPRTLSCPQPARHPRAARGRPPAAVPLWPLLSLPFPGSGRSRRSSVVHSSPGGAVT, from the coding sequence ATGGGCCCAGCTCCATTCCTCAGCACTCCCAGTATGCCCAGTTCCCTCCTCCCAGTGTGCCCAGTTCCCACTCCCCGCACTCCCAGTGTGCCCAgttcccattcccagcactcCAGAGTGCCCAGTTCCCtatcccagcactcccagtgtGCCCAGTTCCCATTCCCAACACTCCAGAGTGCCCAGTTCCCtatcccagcactcccagtatGCCCAGTTTCCaatcccagcactcccagtatGCCCAgttcccattcccagcactcCAGAGTGCCCAGTTCCCtatcccagcactcccagtgtGCCCAgttccctcctcccagcactcccagtgtGCCCAGTTCCCATTCCCTGTATGCTCAgttccctcctcccagcactcccagcactcccagtgtGCCCAGTTCCcactcccagcactcccagtgtGCCCAGTTCCcactcccagcactcccagtgtGCCCAGTTCCCATTCCCTGTATGCTCAgttccctcctcccagcactcccagcactcccagtgtGCCCAGTTCCcactcccagcactcccagtgtGCCCAGTTCCCtatcccagcactcccagtatGCCCAGTTTCCaatcccagcactcccagtgtGCCCAGTTCCCACTCCCCGCACTCCCAGTGTGCCCAGTTCCcactcccagcactcccagtgtGCCCAGTTCCcactcccagcactcccagtatGCCCAgttcccattcccagcactcCAGAGTGCCCAGTTCCcactcccagcactcccagtatGCCCAgttccctcctcccagcactcccagcactcccagagTGCCCAgttcccattcccagcactcccagtaCGCCCAgttcccattcccagcactcCAGAGTGCCCAGTTCCCTATCCCAGCACTCCCTGTATGCCCAgttccctcctcccagcactcccagcactcccagagTGCCCAgttcccattcccagcactcccagtaCGCCCAgttcccattcccagcactcCAGAGTGCCCAGTTCCCTatcccagcattcccagtgtGCCCAGTTCCCATTCCCTGTATGTCCAgttccctcctcccagcactcccagtatGCCCAGTTCCCAGTCCCCGCACTCCCAGTATGCCCAgttcccattcccagcactcccagtatGCCCAGTTCCCATTCCCAGTATGCCCAGTTTCCAATCCCAGAACACTCAGTTGCCCCCAGCCGGCCCGACACCCCCGCGCTGCCAGGGGTCGCCCTCCCGCGGCGGTGCCGCTCTGGCCGCTCCTCTCGCTGCCCTTCCCCGGAAGtggccgctcccgccgctcctctGTGGTTCATTCCTCCCCTGGGGGCGCCGTCACGTGA